From one Macrobrachium rosenbergii isolate ZJJX-2024 chromosome 52, ASM4041242v1, whole genome shotgun sequence genomic stretch:
- the LOC136833848 gene encoding SCAN domain-containing protein 3-like: protein MPVEIVPMIIGVLGTIPGSLKRNLEKLDAEVTPGLMKKKLTAIDKSGKKTPHEYYLLKKYEILKCGDVLKLIRRRTANEDPIYFATSEDTFDIIKRAHIATGHGGRDKMVKELSKKSQVDLVDMQAMKQGNYKWIMVYQDHLTKFCVLRPLTSKRAAEVAYQLYHSGIRRSPFAALFGSDAKVGLTTSALPHDLIHRLQSEDDLLAVITEETTSDEPPAVEPVTAKPPAVEPVTAEPPAVEPVTAEPPAVEQVTAEPPAVEQVTALGVLCTTVIRG, encoded by the exons atgccagtggaaattgttccCATGATCATAGGAGTATTAGGCACGATCCcaggatccctgaaaaggaatttggaaaaactagatgccgaagtaactCCAGGACTCATGAAGAAGA aacTGACAGCAATTGACAAGTCAGGCAAAAAGACGCCTCATGAATACTACCTTCTGAAGAAGTATGAGATCCTCAAGTGTGGTGATGTTCTCAAGTTGATTAGAAGACGGACTGCCAATGAAGATCCTATCTATTTTGCTACATCGGAGGATACATTCGACATTATTAAGCGTGCTCATATTGCAACTGGCCACGGAGGGCGCGATAAGATGGTAAAAGAATTATCTAAAAA ATCACAAGTTGACCTTGTAGACATGCAGGCGATGAAGCAAGGCAACTATAAGTGGATAATGGTCTACCAAGATCATCTTACAAAGTTCTGTGTATTGAGACCTCTCACATCAAAACGTGCTGCAGAAGTTGCGTATCAGCT CTACCATTCTGGCATTAGAAGGTCACCATTTGCTGCATTGTTTGGATCCGATGCAAAAGTAGGACTGACAACTTCAGCTCTTCCACATGATTTAATTCACCGTCTCCAAAGTGAGGACGATTTGCTGGCAGTAATTACGGAAGAAACAACTTCAGAtgaaccacctgctgtcgaaccagttactgctaaaccacctgctgtcgaaccagttactgctgaaccacctgctgtcgaaccagttactgctgaaccacctgctgtcgaacaagtcactgctgaaccacctgctgtcgaacaAGTCACTGCACTGGGAGTATTGTGCACGACTGTGATTAGAGGTTAG